Proteins co-encoded in one Bacillus paramycoides genomic window:
- a CDS encoding sigma factor regulator N-terminal domain-containing protein, with the protein MDTSLKGALKKAKRKQLFKNIITSIIVVIMLIPIIYKVGNYFAAKGSMRLHEQLFLYNSIAEPNVQIDSQVTSNSSMFGGNITSNRSKNINGYVVKWNTLTSPYDWFRSNIDYNEVIPGTHWGRSNTESYNYDKQTKNKVATFYNPDIKEYYDGVKNELSAVSKMENYVAEVAISFDQPYTLKEIQTKIPDNLNIVWLYMVSPIRDESRGPAGMPVYGFNPDKSPEEAYKEFIDSLNQYDDDGHDKDMQKFLKSNKGKPFDQVKILGVMLTGKTENFKVLENQDFIRGASVGVTAQVVPYIKPEK; encoded by the coding sequence AAAAGGAAACAGTTATTTAAAAACATCATTACTTCTATTATCGTTGTAATCATGCTTATCCCTATCATTTATAAGGTTGGTAATTACTTCGCAGCGAAAGGCTCTATGAGGCTTCACGAACAACTCTTTTTATATAATTCAATTGCAGAACCGAATGTACAAATTGATTCTCAAGTAACGAGTAACTCCTCTATGTTTGGCGGCAATATTACATCAAATCGTTCTAAAAATATTAATGGTTACGTAGTAAAATGGAATACACTGACAAGCCCTTACGATTGGTTTCGCTCTAACATCGATTACAATGAGGTAATACCAGGAACTCATTGGGGGAGGTCTAATACAGAGTCTTATAATTACGATAAACAAACGAAAAATAAAGTTGCTACATTTTATAATCCGGACATCAAGGAATATTACGATGGAGTCAAAAATGAATTAAGTGCAGTTTCCAAAATGGAAAACTATGTTGCGGAAGTCGCCATCTCTTTCGATCAACCATATACATTAAAAGAAATTCAAACAAAAATACCAGATAACTTAAATATCGTATGGCTATATATGGTCTCACCTATTAGAGATGAAAGTAGAGGTCCTGCCGGTATGCCTGTTTACGGATTCAATCCAGACAAGTCCCCTGAAGAAGCATACAAAGAGTTCATTGATTCACTTAACCAATACGATGACGATGGACATGACAAAGATATGCAGAAGTTTTTAAAATCAAACAAGGGCAAACCATTCGATCAAGTGAAAATTTTAGGTGTTATGCTAACAGGAAAAACAGAAAACTTTAAGGTATTAGAAAACCAAGACTTTATTCGCGGTGCTTCTGTAGGGGTTACTGCACAAGTTGTTCCTTATATAAAACCAGAGAAATAA